DNA from Mycobacterium bourgelatii:
CTTCGACGTGATCGTCACCGACAACCTGTTCGGCGACATCATCACCGACCTGGCCGCCGCGGTGTGCGGTGGCATCGGCCTGGCCGCCAGCGGAAACATCGACGCCACCCGCACCAACCCGTCGATGTTCGAGCCGGTGCACGGCAGCGCCCCCGACATCGCCGGGCAGGGGATCGCGGATCCGACGGCGGCGGTCATGTCCGTTGCGCTGCTGCTGGCGCACCTCGGCGACCATGACGCCGCCGCCAGGGTGGACAAGGCCGTCGAGACATATCTGGCCAGCCGCGGTGACCAACGGCTCAGCACCACCGAGGTGGGCGAGCGGATCAGGGCGTCGCTGTAGACGCGTCGTCGGAAGGACCCCGTCGCGCTCGAGAGACCGACTGCTTCAGGCGATGGCGGCGGACGGATTGGAGGCGCGCTCTGGTCTCCAGGCCGGGTGGCTGCATTCTGGTGGGTACCAACGGCACCGCCGCCAGCGGGAACAAACCGCACAGGCCCCACGCCAGCGGGTAGGCGGAGGCGCTGATCAGCGCCCCGAACAGCGGCGGCCCAGCCGCGGCCACCAGCCGCTGCGTGGTGTTCTGGATGCCCAATGCTCGGCCGCTCCAGTAAGGCCCGGCGTATTCGGTGATGGCCGTGGCCGACAAACCGTTGTCTAGCACCGCGATCACCGAAACGGCGATCATGAGCAGTACGTCGAAGCGGGAATCGACGTAGTCGCTCAGGCAAAGGAGAAACAACGTCACAGCGGAGGCGACGGCGATGACGCGGACCGGGCGCATACGCGAGCCAACGTGATCGGACCAGCGGCCGACCGCGATGCGGCCCCCTGCGCCCAATAGCTGCGCGACGGTTACCAGGAGGCCCGCCGCCGCGACCGGCCAATGATGGTGGTTGATGAGCCAGACCAGCATGAACGTCACGGTCACCGTCTGGGGCATCATCAGCAAGGCCGACGTGGCGTGCAGCCGCCACAATGTCGACGATCCACGGTAGGGGCTGGCGAGCTCCTCGTCGGTGGCCACCTTGCGGGATTTGCGGGGCGGATCGGTGATGGCGACAAGGCTCGCCAGCGCCGCGACGCCGCACGCGATCGCGGGCAACATCAGCCCCGCGTACTCGCCGCGCTCGGCCAACTCGGGGATTGCCAACGCGCCGACAGCGATTCCCAGCGGCTGCGCCGTCTGGCGAATTCCCATCGCCAGTCCGCGTTGGTGCGGAGGGAACCAGCCCGAAACCAGGCGGCCGCCCGCGCTGTTCGTACTCGCCGCCCCGATACCGCCGATGAACAGGAAGACGCCGGTCCAGAACAGGGAATGCACGGATGCCGCCGCGTAGGCCCCAGCGGCTGTGATCGCCGAACCCGCAGTCATCACGATCCGTTCGCCCACGTGGTCGAGCAGATAGCCCCAGCCGATCAGCGTGACGACCATCCCCCAGCTGGGCATTGACGCCAACAGGCCCGCTTGGGTCAAGGGGATGCCGCGGGACGACTGCAGCATGGGGATCAAGAACGCGATGCCGTTGATGAAGAGGAAGGAGCTCGCTGTCACGCCCAGCGACACCGCCATGATCGACCAGCGTCGGGCGCTCGTGCTGGCCTCATCCTTGGCCATTTACCCATGCTCGCATAGCCCGACGGTGTCGCTGCTGTGCGTAGCGGGCCGTTTTGCGCCCCCGTCGCACGCCCGGCTGCGCCGCGCACGCGATTACCACCCCGCTAGGCTCATCGGAATGCGTCTTGGTCGAATCGCCAGCCCCGACGGCGTCGCGTTCGTCAGCATCGAAGGCAATCTGGACGACCCCGGCGAGCTGACGGCCCGCGAGATCGCCGAACACCCTTTCGGCACACCAACCTTCACCGGCCGCTCATGGCCGCTGGCCGATGTGCGTCTGCTGGCTCCGATACTTGCCAGCAAGGTCGTCTGCGTCGGCAAGAATTATGCCGACCACATCGCCGAAATGGGCGGACAAACGGGGCCGACACCGGCGGATCCGGTCATCTTCATGAAGCCAAACACCGCGATCATCGGGCCGAACGTGCCAATTCGCCTGCCCGCCAACGCATCACCGGTTCACTTTGAAGGCGAGCTGGCGGTCGTCATCGGCCGTGCCTGCAAGGACGTCACCGCCGCCCAGGCCGCCGACAACATCCTCGGTTACACGATCGGCAACGACGTGTCGGCGCGCGATCAGCAGAAAGCCGACGGACAGTGGACGCGGGCCAAGGGACACGACACTTTCTGCCCGATCGGTCCGTGGATCGTGACCGACGTAGATCCCGCCGACCTTGAGGTGCGCACCGAAGTCAACGGGGAGGTCAAACAAAACTCCCGCACCTCGCTGATGATTCATGACGTCGGCGCAATCGTGGAATGGATTTCGGCCGTAATGACCTTGCTGCCCGGCGATCTCATCCTCACCGGCACACCCGCAGGAGTCGGTCCCATCGAGGACGGTGACACCGTCTCCATCACCATCGAGGGCATCGGCACCCTCACCAATCCCGTCGTCCGCAAAGGAAAGTCGTGACCCGATCCTCCGACGCGAGCGTCCGAGTTCGATTCTGCCCGTCGCCCACCGGCATTCCGCATGTCGGCATGGTCCGCACCGCGCTGTTCAACTGGGCCTACGCCCGCCACACCGGCGGCACCTTCGTCTTCCGCATCGAGGACACCGACGCCCAGCGCGACAGCGAGGAAAGCTATTTGGCGCTGCTGGACGCGCTGCGCTGGCTCGGCCTGGACTGGGACGAGGGACCCGAGGTGGGCGGACCGTACGCCCCTTACCGGCAGTCGCAGCGCGGCGACCTCTACCGCGACGTGGTGGAACGACTATTGGCCGCGGGCGAGGCCTACTACGCCTTTTCCACGCCCGAAGAGGTCGAGGCCCGCCACATCGCCGCCGGCCGCAATCCCAAACTGGGCTACGACAATTTCGACCGCGACCTGACGGAATCACAGCGTGCGGCATACCTGGCCGAAGGTCGTAAGCCGGTGGTTCGGCTGCGCATGCCCGATGAAGACCTCACTTGGAACGACCTGGTGCGCGGGCCGACGACGTTCGCGGCGGGCACGGTGCCCGATTTCGCGTTGACGAGGGCGAACGGAGATCCGTTGTACACCTTGGTCAACCCGTGCGACGACGCATTGATGAAGATCACACACGTGCTGCGCGGCGACGACCTGCTGCCCTCGACACCGCGGCAGCTCGCGCTGTATCAGGCGTTGATCCGGATCGGCGTTGCCGAATGGACGCCGGAATTCGCCCATCTGCCCACGGTATTGGGGGAGGGGACCAAGAAGCTGTCCAAGCGCGACCCGCAGTCGAACCTCTTCGCCCATCGCGACCGGGGCTTCATCCCCGAAGGTCTGCTGAATTATCTTGCGCTGCTTGGTTGGGCGATCGCCGACGATCGCGATCTGTTCACCCTCGACGAGATGGTGGCCGCGTTCGATGTGGTCAACGTCAACTCCAACCCGGCCCGATTCGATCAGAAGAAGGCCGACGCGATCAACGCCGAGCACATTCGGCGTCTTGACGTCAGTGATTTCACCAACAGGCTGCGCGACTTCATTGAGGCACACGGCCATCACCTCGAGTTGGACCCAACGGGTTTTGCGGTCGCCGCCGAACTGGTCCAGACGCGCATCGTCGTGCTCAGCGACGCCTGGAACCTGCTGAAGTTCCTCAACGATGACGAGTACGCGATCGACCCGAAGGCCGCTTCCAAGGAATTGGGTCCGGATGCTCGTCCGGTGCTAGATGCGGCGATCGCCGCGCTGGATGGCGTGGCGGAGTGGACGACCGCGCACATCGAGGAGGCCCTCAAGGCGGCACTGATCGAGAAATTGGAGCTCAAGCCGCGTAAGGCGTTCGGTCCGATTCGGGTGGCCGCCACCGGAACAACGGTCAGTCCACCGCTGTTTGAATCGCTGGAACTACTCGGGCGTGATCGCAGCTTGAACCGACTGCGTGCCGCGCGCGACGAGGCCTCCTGAATCTTTGGTAGTCTGCACAGCGGCTTACAACGGCTGGGATAGCGCCCCGAGGACGCGGGTTTTGTACCGTACAATGGGTTCTGACCAGCTGTTTTAGGCTGCCGATGGGGTATGGTGTAATTGGCAACACAGCTGATTCTGGTTCAGCCATTCTAGGTTCGAGTCCTGGTACCCCAGCAAAGTCTCCTGACGCCCAGCGGATGTTGTGTGATTAGGGGCGCTTCGGATTCTGCCGGGGTGCTGTGTTCATCGGACGACGATGGATGTCAGGACGCGCCAGTTGGGCTTGCCGGCGTAGAGCAGTGCTCGGACGCGGTAGTTCTCGA
Protein-coding regions in this window:
- a CDS encoding fumarylacetoacetate hydrolase family protein, producing MRLGRIASPDGVAFVSIEGNLDDPGELTAREIAEHPFGTPTFTGRSWPLADVRLLAPILASKVVCVGKNYADHIAEMGGQTGPTPADPVIFMKPNTAIIGPNVPIRLPANASPVHFEGELAVVIGRACKDVTAAQAADNILGYTIGNDVSARDQQKADGQWTRAKGHDTFCPIGPWIVTDVDPADLEVRTEVNGEVKQNSRTSLMIHDVGAIVEWISAVMTLLPGDLILTGTPAGVGPIEDGDTVSITIEGIGTLTNPVVRKGKS
- a CDS encoding MFS transporter, with amino-acid sequence MAKDEASTSARRWSIMAVSLGVTASSFLFINGIAFLIPMLQSSRGIPLTQAGLLASMPSWGMVVTLIGWGYLLDHVGERIVMTAGSAITAAGAYAAASVHSLFWTGVFLFIGGIGAASTNSAGGRLVSGWFPPHQRGLAMGIRQTAQPLGIAVGALAIPELAERGEYAGLMLPAIACGVAALASLVAITDPPRKSRKVATDEELASPYRGSSTLWRLHATSALLMMPQTVTVTFMLVWLINHHHWPVAAAGLLVTVAQLLGAGGRIAVGRWSDHVGSRMRPVRVIAVASAVTLFLLCLSDYVDSRFDVLLMIAVSVIAVLDNGLSATAITEYAGPYWSGRALGIQNTTQRLVAAAGPPLFGALISASAYPLAWGLCGLFPLAAVPLVPTRMQPPGLETRARLQSVRRHRLKQSVSRARRGPSDDASTATP
- the gltX gene encoding glutamate--tRNA ligase produces the protein MTRSSDASVRVRFCPSPTGIPHVGMVRTALFNWAYARHTGGTFVFRIEDTDAQRDSEESYLALLDALRWLGLDWDEGPEVGGPYAPYRQSQRGDLYRDVVERLLAAGEAYYAFSTPEEVEARHIAAGRNPKLGYDNFDRDLTESQRAAYLAEGRKPVVRLRMPDEDLTWNDLVRGPTTFAAGTVPDFALTRANGDPLYTLVNPCDDALMKITHVLRGDDLLPSTPRQLALYQALIRIGVAEWTPEFAHLPTVLGEGTKKLSKRDPQSNLFAHRDRGFIPEGLLNYLALLGWAIADDRDLFTLDEMVAAFDVVNVNSNPARFDQKKADAINAEHIRRLDVSDFTNRLRDFIEAHGHHLELDPTGFAVAAELVQTRIVVLSDAWNLLKFLNDDEYAIDPKAASKELGPDARPVLDAAIAALDGVAEWTTAHIEEALKAALIEKLELKPRKAFGPIRVAATGTTVSPPLFESLELLGRDRSLNRLRAARDEAS